ACACCACCAGGCGCTTACGGCCCTTCGCGCGGCGGCGCTTGAGGACATCCCGGCCGGACTTGGTGGCGTTCCGCTTACGGAACCCGTGGGCGCGGTTGCGCCGGATCTTCGACGGCTGGTACGTGCGCTTGGACACAACGACTCCTGAGAGCTGAAGGCGGCACCTGGAACTTCCGGCGCGACCCGTACAGTGGAAAGGGGGCGTCCGTAACCCTATTTCCTGGACAAGTCAATCAAGGATCACCTGCGCCGACCGTGCAGCCCTGCGCCGGGTGGACCGGGCGATCATGTAGGAAAAGGGGAGAGGGGGCAAGCAACGGCGCGCGGGGGGTTCCAGGAGAACGCGTGGAGGCGGTCCACCTCCGCGTGGAAGTCGAACAGGAAGCCGCCGGGCACGGAGATGACCTGGCCCTCCCGCGTGAAGGGGATGCCCCGGGACTTCAGTGCCCCTTCCAGCCGCCGCTTCGTCATGGAGGGCTTCAGGAACCAGCCCGTGAAGTCCAGCGTGGTGAAGGACTCCACGGCGTCTTCGACTTGCAGGGACCGGAACCGGCCGTCCTCCAGGTGGACCTGCACGGCGCCATAGAACCAGCGGACGCAGCCCGGCTTCGAGGTGGGCGCCACATCCTCGGGGAGGCCCAGCAGGTCCACCACCTCCTCCGCGCTCATCGAGGCCCGCAGCGGTTTCAGGCTCCCCTGTCTCAGGGCCTCCGCCAGGTCGAAGGTCATCCGGTGGCCCAGACGGACGTCCTCGAACGGGCCGACCTGCTCGTGCCAGTGCTGGCGGACCTGCGCCACGGCCTCCGCCTCTGAATCGAAGCTCTTCTGGAGGGCGTCGGGAAGCGACAGCTCCTTGGGCGCGGGGCTCAGGTAGTCGTCGTACAGCGACAACTCATGGGTGAGCGGCTCGCCCGGTGGATCATACCGGCGGAGCACGAACATGCGTCCCAGGGTCGTCGTCGCGAACAG
This DNA window, taken from Corallococcus coralloides DSM 2259, encodes the following:
- the rpmH gene encoding 50S ribosomal protein L34, with amino-acid sequence MSKRTYQPSKIRRNRAHGFRKRNATKSGRDVLKRRRAKGRKRLVVSSFKK